A single region of the Rattus rattus isolate New Zealand chromosome 8, Rrattus_CSIRO_v1, whole genome shotgun sequence genome encodes:
- the LOC116907078 gene encoding 60S ribosomal protein L27-like yields the protein MGKFMKPGKVVLVLAGRYSGRKAVIVKSIDDGTSDRPYSHALVAGIDHYPRKVTTAIGKKKIAKQSKIKSFVKVYNYNHLMPTRYSVDIPLDKTVVNKDVFRDPALKRKARREVKVKFEERYKTGKNKWFFQKLRF from the coding sequence ATGGGCAAGTTTATGAAACCCGGGAAAGTGGTACTGGTCCTGGCTGGACGCTACTCCGGACGCAAAGCCGTCATAGTGAAGAGCATTGATGATGGCACCTCCGACCGCCCTTACAGCCATGCCCTGGTGGCTGGAATTGACCACTATCCCAGAAAAGTGACAACTGCCATAGGCAAGAAGAAGATCGCCAAGCAATCCAAGATCAAGTCCTTTGTGAAAGTTTATAACTACAACCACCTCATGCCCACAAGGTACTCTGTGGATATCCCCTTGGACAAAACTGTTGTCAACAAGGATGTGTTCAGAGACCCAGCACTGAAACGCAAGGCCAGGCGGGAGGTCAAGGTCAAGTTTGAGGAGCGATACAAGACAGGGAAGAACAAGTGGTTTTTCCAGAAGCTTCGCTTTtag